The Anopheles gambiae chromosome 2, idAnoGambNW_F1_1, whole genome shotgun sequence genomic sequence acTAAGGATTTTATCGGACAGATTACACAAAATCCAATTCTTaaattttatatgttttactGTTCGCTGCAAACCAGTCGATGAGGTTTTTAATAAGAGGAGGTTTCAATTCAGACAGATCGGAGATTCGAGAGAGTTGACtgtatttcttcaattttttaaaagtTTCAAAGTTCGTCACTAATCAGAACAACAACGAACACATCGTCGGTTAGTAAAGATaggttttattgtttatttatttattggtgGTGGCCGAAAACAAATGGATGGTTCTAACAACGAACGGTTGTGGTTCAATTCCACCTTATGTGGAGCGTACAGAAGTAGCACCAAAAACTTGATTATCCCCGGTTGCGTTACTTGCGATACTACCAAACCTCTCTAAGTAGTAAAtcatgtaaataaaaaaaagaacaatgcCGGCAGAGCACCTAAAAGTGTTGTCATTAGTGCTGGGTAGTTCGGAGCGAAGTCATGGATCAACTCCGATTTcggtgcgcaaaatatgactccgactccggatcgTAACCGAATTTGACTGCAAatcaatccggatcagtccgggtcaatccggatcagtccggattaGTTCGGATCAatctggatgactccgaatgagTCTGGATCAGTTCGGATGAGTCCGGATGGGTCTGAATGATTCTGAACGAGTAGTTAGTTGAATGATTCTGAATGAAAATCCGGGCGAGTAGTAGGTTGACGTTGTAATTGCTAATTCCCAAAATGACTGTCCATTTTCGTTCAGATAACTCTTGATGAGTTCATTGACTATCAAGTAATGGATCGAATATGTACGATACAGTGTAAAAAATGTcttccttttttaaatatttctttcTTGCATTAATATTTACCTTTTCCATCAgattaaaacatcattttttcCTTGTACATCCCGCATGCTTCCCATAAATTcagttaaaattaaaatagccTTACTGTTTTTGCACCGCCAACCGAAACTACTTGCCCGGATCGAGCAGACACTCATTGGGACGCTTCTAGACCCCTCCGGAcagatccggactgatccggattcGGAGTCGACGAGTCCGGAGTTTTTCCCGAGTGACTCCGATGGTTACCGGAGTCGGATCAACCCAACTCCGGAAAATGgcatttacccatcactagttgtcATTAAGAGTGTGTGTTATATGATTTCATGGATCGTATTGTATAATAAtgacattttcttcttcgtctaAATTATAATTGTCCCGCCTAACCCCTCTCTTCGTAAAGTATTGTATCTTTTAAATTATGTAGCAAAAAAAGATTcacttaaattatttttattactttaaGTAACACACATCTACAAGTTCTGTTGATTACCACCACGAATCAACCGTTTAGCAATGATAAAAGTCGAAAAACCTTGACCGAAACACCGACACAGTAACCTTGGgaaaccaaaaataaatgtCCACAAACAGGCAGAGTAGAAAGTACGGGAAGCAGATTGTCGTCACAAACTCGCCATCACACACGCCATCAACGCGATCCAAAAATGTCCATACTACGCGGGCTCGTGCTATCTCTTCCAAAAACCCCCTAGAAGATGCTAACTGCATACAAAACATCGACTTCTTGCTCTCCTTGTACTACAGTCCCGACGtgtcggcgtgtgtgtgtccgatACCGCCTAAAATCCCACGCATTAACGTTTCGCACCTTGGAGGCAGACTCTCCGTacacaaaaccaaccaaaaaaagtgGACTAAGTGAGTTGTTTTCACCTTTCCTCATTATCAACCGGAAAAGGTCATTGCTTTACGATAGTTCCGGGTTAATATtcctgttattgttgttggtgttcgTTCCTTCTTTTTGTAGAAAGTGTGTTGCTCTGCGCGGGTGATTTATTGGCCATGTAAAAGGTGGCGACTATCCTTTTCCAGTTTCTTCTTTGTTGGGCTTCGATGAACCAATCGATGTTAAATCTAgatgcttcttttttgcatCGCGCTAAATTAATTCGACTGCACATCCCCATCCCCCATCCACCAGCGTCGATTGGTGGCCGCGTTCAAGGTACAGCGAATGGTCGTTTGACAAGTCTCGTGATAGCAGCATTAGTGCAATTGGTTGTTGTAAAACTTTATGGCCCATTACGGACGGgcaaaaataatattgttGTACGAGTTTCGTGGCACCCCTGAAGAATAAGATAAGATAAATTCCCTTGGTGGAAACACACAACGTTAGACGTTTAAAGGTAGTTATGTAACGCCATGGCGGTAGTAAGACCTTCCCAaagttgggttttttttaagttgcaCCTCTTGGCGCCATTTTGATCACCAATCTCTTCAGTTCAGTGAAAGTTGCGATCGTTACTATTAAGACATTGTTGCTAAGACATGACCTTTGCGATAAACAAATTTGCTCACTCACATGGCCGGTTCCGGTACCGGTGGCACTGACGGCGGTGATAActtcttattttttcttgtttggtATATCAACTTTACTCGGTGTTAACCCGGCCTAACAGCCTACTTATGAGTTTGCCTATCTCTATAACATATTGGTGTAGCCAGAATTTCATTTAGCAGATTATTTGAGTTGTTCCTAATATAAGGTTTGAACTTATGATTGGCATTATTTTTTGGGTCATACGACTCGAAGATTGTACGACGTTCCGGCAGACCCAGATAACGATATATCCGGAACGAAAAAAGTATGATGCATTGGTAACTGTTGCAACGTCCTTTACACTTGGTATAGCCTTACAgagtttcccacgatttattggttggttcccatcaatttttggtgtgttcccttattttttggtgcgtttccacgatttttggtcgtttcccagaattttttaatccaattgtattgatatccaatcggaaaataccaataaattatgggaacgaaccaaaaatatatgggatacaaccaaaaaatcatgggaactgaccaataaatcatgggaaaccctgtaaagtaCATAAAATCTATTCATGCGATACGATTCATGCATTACGGTAAAAGACGAAAGAAATCACAAGGACCAAAGTCACTGTAAATCATCAGCCAGACTGTTGGTTTGGGTTACTTAACAATTTAAATATGCTTCCCaaggaacaaaaacaccatGTCCAACAGGCGAACAAAAGATAGAGAAAgcattttgattttgtttccttaAACCCGTCTAGTCTCATTGAACAGACTCAGTCCAGCACAGACGTCAGCTCAGTGGTCTAttccaggggtctccaaactacggcccgcgggccgcatgcggccctcaatagcctttaatgcggcccgcgatgacTGGGTGAAGGTTAAATTGAATAGCTTTCTTTTCTGACTAACCAATcaaaaagttattttttaaattctggaagacgaaaatcaagattcaataaaagaaagcttcagaaattttatgtattttgctagtattttcttattaaaacaAGATTTGAACTTCCACGCAttctaaaggtagcgtcaaaatgGTCCTCAACAAagttgattgtgaagcaatgcggcccgcgaactgaaaagtttggagacccctggtctATTCTATAGAAGTGCCTGCTACTACTAGACGGAACAGATTCGTTTCCCATCTAGATCGCGTCCCATATACATACTGGCTAGCACACACTGGCTAGATTCTGCTGCGTAGATCAAACAAAAAGATGAGTTTTTCAACCTCACTAATAGAGATTGTTTTGATGTAAGTAATAATGCAATTGCAATAATCCAAAACACATTGCAAAGGTAATCCAAAACGAACTAATTAAATAGTTCGCCCCGCTGTAGTTGCAACGCCGTCTCGTATTTATGCGATTTTTTTACGGTCTGACTGTTTCTGGATATAGCCATAAACCTGTTTAAAGCGGGCCACGCATGAGCCACCTTCGAATCGAATATCCACCGGCAGTATCaggtagtaaaaaaaatcggaCTCAAAAAAGAGCTTTGCGTGATTTATGGCTATTTTTTcttcggcttcggctgctTAAGCTCCAGGATGTGCAGGTGAAAGTGTTCCACTTCCAATTCTACCGGCTTACGGTTTTATATCCCACCCAACAAACTGCATGTTCCCTCCTGCTAGCTATCACTAAACGGTGGGCTCGTCTTAGAAAATCCCCGTCCCCGAACACTGCCAACTCATTATTCACCCGGGACAGTTGCGGGACAGACACAGGTGTCTGTTTCGCCGTCGCTTTATCTTTGCCCTCTCCACTCGCCAGGGTATTACCGATATTATCGATGGTCGGTATCGTAGCCTCCACcgcgcgatgatgatgatcctgAAGCATCAGCAGTACACAGGCGCCGCCTACTATCAGCTGCAGCGGCATCAACGACCATGCGGCGCGCCGTGCAACAACGGTGTGGTGTCTGCTTATCGATAGCACCATCCTTGCGCTACGTGATGTATCCACTTTCGGGAGAATCTGGGCACTGGCTCTTGTGGGGACACCACAACCTGAACACACCGCACCTGACCGACCCGAAACAGGGCGATGACGTTAGTGCGCGAAAGTGCGGGGATTTATTTTCACCACCGCACGCCTCCTGGAAGCGGATTTGGAAATTGGAAACACTGTGCGTAAGGGGAGATATATGCACCACCGGTACACTACGTCAACCAACACACCGGAATCACACCAAAATACGAAAGCAGTGTGTGCTTTATTCGCGCCAGGGGCCCGGTGTTGTAGACCGATCGGGACCAGCAGCACGTTTCGACTGATCCACCCCAAAGAAGTGTGTCAACTGAGAAGATCGAACCTGCGGATGAAACGCACGACGCCGTATGTGCTTGCGTGTGAAAAACCCGTCCCCGTTCGGGTGCAACGCGCGTCAATCCGATCGCGATGTTCGGCCACGAATTTCACCCTCAATCACGATGTTCCGCGATGTCCTGCTCTTTCGCGTCTGCACTACGGGGTGTGCTTGGAGCTGTCTCGCTTTTGCCAACCCCAAGACTCCGAGACTCCAAGAGCTCCAATCCACACGGGTCAGTAACTTCCAGGCCTaatattcttgttttttttgttggtctgCTTCAAGTgcgtgagtatgtgtgtgtgtgtttattataattttctcCACGCCACGCTTTTCTCACACGCTCTGCGCACCCGTTCCCCTCCAACATCATTTCCGCGTGTCTTCCCTGATCAGCGCACCAGGCCTATCGCCATCACCATCGTCGGGTTGATCTTgagcggtagcagcagcagggccaGATGATCGTTTTCGCACTCTTTTTTCGGGCCACTGCTTTTACGCTCGCTCTGTTCCCCAACCATCTCAGAAGGCCCTTACTTGGGGCACCAGCAAAGAACCGCTGCTTTGCTTGACCATATCACGAGGCGGCGGTGTGGACTGGCTCTTAGCGGTGGTTGGCTCTTTTGGTGGTTGGACCACTTTCCCCCCCCGCAATTTGCCTTTCCCATTTAATGATATTCCGCGACCATTAAGACAACGACGACTTCGACGACGACGCCACGACGATAATCCTTCCACTTCGCAAACCGCGGGAATTCATGTTCTAACCGAGCTGCTGCCACCGGTTGACGGGTATCTCGTGCGAAGATCAGGTTGTGCCGGATTAGCGGTACTTTCTTCTCGGTGGCTGGTTGAACGCTGTTGAAGCTCCGTTGTTCCGTTGGTTCGGCCTTTTGGTAGTTAGATTCTGGTTCGTGACGGCGCGCCGCAATAGACCTTAACCTATCTGTCAGAATGATCGAATGATTGGCTAATTGGAAACAGATCAGTAGAAAATGACTAAGGTTGAGCGCCTATTTTGTGGCGCAATCGGTCGAGCAACGAGTGGTCCACGCCGCAGTGATGATGTGTAAAATAATGGggtttcttgttgttttttcctccctccATCAAACTTTCCATCCTTATAcattctgttctgtttttgcttcattgaTTGGGTTTCGCGCATCGCGCTTTTCGTTTATGTTCATCAAAGGCATCTCGatcgatcgtgtgtgtgtgtgtgtgcgtagtaAAATTAATTTCCTCTTAAGTTGATGGACTTCTAATCTACCGAAAACACTGATGGTGGGAAGATTGCTTCTGTGTGGTGTATCTTCTTTTTGTCTGTTCTGTTGCGTTGTGCGCCGAACTCAAATTGCTGAAGGCGCAGCGAACTTGTGCTAAATGTGTTTAAACCATCTACGTGGCATGATCTAGGCGGTTGAAGATGAATGCTGCTAATTACTGCTCTTAACGATACTTTGTTGTCTATTTGTGTTCGCCTCAAGTGTGGAATGATTATGCTCATTCATCGCTAAATACCAACAATGTATGGTACGGCTGCATCGAAtggtttctgtttgtttttgattgtgAAAGATTATCTGATATTCTATTGATCGATAATCTACCAGACAACCAAGTGCACTAAAACAAGGTGGTAAattattctagagtgtttgctaATTTTAGtggtaaattttaaaaaaatatcatcgataaaaaaaacgagcgaTGATTCATGAATGATGATTTACCTATGATTACTATGAATAATAGGCCTTACtttatttgaacaaaaaaaattaaatatttttacacATATTACAGTTCcacacaaaatgaaacaaatattcAAATGTTGGACACAGTTTTATTAGCAAATCTCGCCCTATTTAAACAATTTGAATGTTGCAGTTTCTAGGTTTCTTGTGGAACTCCATGTTCCAATGTTTAAGTAGGTCATAACACAAGTTGGATTGGgtcaaatgaataaaacaaaaaatagcttTACCATCCTTTCATGCTGTTTTTTAGTACTAATCATCATACTAACAGTAAAACAGTacagtaaaataataaaaaggtGTGTCAGTGAGCTTTTCAATATCTGTTATAAAATAGATCACACAAATTGTGGCACAAATTCAATTCTCTGCCGATGGGAATGCTACAATCTGTGTGTCATATCTAAGCCTTTAGTCTAAAATAAGTCTAGCCGAAGAAGTTTCCATTGTGTCATTTGAACTGGTGAATATTGATCCTTCAATTGATCgtattcttatttttcttattcttcCATAAATGGTGATGCTTATATTTTTCCACTATTTCATATAAGAAAAATGTCTTCAACATTTCCACGATCTCCGGAACAAGCAATCTGTTCGACTGGATTATTGATTCACTTCGATCACAAATGAATGCGAGGCACCGATGGTGTTTGTCATTTATCGGATAAAGATCCACGCATATCGTGATCGGACCCCAAACGCCGCGAGTGGAAGTTGAAAATATCACAAAGCCAATAGACCTATCCCAAAGCtaacaaaaaggaaacgacCGAATAGTATTCCGAATGAAGTTTTATCTCTTTTATTAATAAATCAGTCAGCATCCGTCTTTCTGTTTAGATCGCATCAACCAGGGCCTGGAAGAGGTTCTGGTCGCCCGTCATGGTCACCTTGCCCTGGGCGACGGCATCCTTGACCGGGATCTGCTTCGTTCCAACGGCGATGAAGTCCTCATCCTTCAGGTTTATCACCACATCGGGCGAACCAGCCTTACCGTCCGACACCTTCAGAGCCTTCAGATCAACGACTGTTTAAGGGAAGCAAACGGAAAACTATAGAGCGCCAGTCTTTTCGGTGAGATCGAGCGTTATGTGGTGTACTTACCGATCTCATGCACACCGTCGGCGGCCTCAATGTTCAGCTGGAACACACCGAGCACCTTGCGGGGTCCGTTCGGGTCGATGGCGGCAACGCGGGCCTTAATTTTCTCGATCACGGCGTCGCACTTCATGCTGATGATTATATGCTGTGGGCGGTTAGATTGGTACACAACGAATGCAGATCCGAAAGTAAGGAACGTCAACGAATGCTACGGTGCATAAGTTGCATCTTTTTatatcaatattttcatcaccTGACACAGGTTATGACGCGGTGCCAGCAACCGGCTGATCTAAAGCCAGTGACATTGAAGTTACGCTGGTGGTCGGTTAATCTTCGAACAGGCGGCTGGGGCTCGTCTCCGATTAACCATGGATTAGAGTATGAACAGACGTTTCAGTAGCTAGCGGCTTCCATTAATCCACTGTGTTTGGATTTGAGGGAACTCTTGCGCTGCCGGTTAAGAAtgacacgtacacacacgctTTATCTACATTTCAAGACAAGACATCCACAACAGATTATCCCAGGCCTTATGGCAGGGTGTGTGCAGTGTCTAGTCGAAGGCTGGTTTTGGTATATAAATTCAGGAACCAACGTTCGTAAGGTACAGTTTGCTGTAAGATCTCACAGTTCCCGGTAACTAGCCACCTCCAAAACACCAACCTTCTCCCATCATCATGAAGTGCGACGCCGTGATCGAGAAAATTAAGGCCCGCGTTGCCGCCATCGACCCGAACGGACCCCGCAAGGTGCTCGGTGTGTTCCAGCTGAACATTGAGGCCGCCGACGGTGTGCATGAGATCGGTAAGTAGACTCGACCGCTCGATCTCACCGAAAAGACTGGCGCTCTATAGTATCCGTTTGCTTTCCTTAAACAGTCGTTGATCTGAAGGCTCTGAAGGTGTCGGACGGTAAGGCTGGCTCGCCCGATGTGGTGATCAACCTGAAGGATGAGGACTTCATCGCCGTCGGAACGAAGCAGATCCCGGTCAAGGATGCCGTCGCCCAGGGCAAGGTGACCATGACGGGCGATCAGAACCTCTTCCAGGCCCTGGTTGATGCGATCTAAACAGAAAGACTGACCCCTTGACTGATTTGctaataataaaagaaaatgaaacatcaAAAAGGAACTCATTTGCAGATGCAATTCCATGTGGTTGTTCCTTGTTCTTTGAAAgtattgtttcttgttttttccgCCTATCATCGTCTTCCTATTAGTTAAGAGCAATTTGATCGACA encodes the following:
- the LOC3290959 gene encoding uncharacterized protein LOC3290959; translated protein: MKCDAVIEKIKARVAAIDPNGPRKVLGVFQLNIEAADGVHEIVVDLKALKVSDGKAGSPDVVINLKDEDFIAVGTKQIPVKDAVAQGKVTMTGDQNLFQALVDAI
- the LOC133391528 gene encoding uncharacterized protein LOC133391528 — its product is MKCDAVIEKIKARVAAIDPNGPRKVLGVFQLNIEAADGVHEIVVDLKALKVSDGKAGSPDVVINLKDEDFIAVGTKQIPVKDAVAQGKVTMTGDQNLFQALVDAI